Proteins encoded by one window of Nocardia goodfellowii:
- a CDS encoding TetR/AcrR family transcriptional regulator produces MLPLSSGLPAGAEAHERADAARNRQLLLDAAQQLVREQGADGLTMDALAKRAGVGKGTVFRRFGNRSGLMRALLDHSEQKFQAAFMFGPPPLGPGAPALDRLIAFGRARLLDIEVEGELHRAAEIGEGDDRYSGAPYGLLKAHVAMLLRAGGAHGELPLLTDGLLAVLGAPLVMHQMNVLGYTREQIGDNWEAFVRRIVE; encoded by the coding sequence CTGCTGCCGTTGAGTTCCGGTCTGCCCGCCGGAGCCGAAGCCCACGAACGCGCCGATGCCGCCCGCAACCGGCAGCTGCTGCTGGACGCGGCCCAGCAGCTGGTCCGGGAACAGGGCGCCGACGGCCTGACCATGGACGCGCTCGCCAAACGAGCCGGTGTCGGCAAAGGTACCGTCTTCCGGCGGTTCGGCAACCGGTCCGGACTCATGCGGGCCCTGCTGGACCACTCCGAACAGAAGTTCCAGGCCGCCTTCATGTTCGGGCCGCCGCCGCTCGGGCCGGGCGCGCCCGCGCTGGACCGGCTCATCGCGTTCGGCCGGGCCCGGCTGCTCGATATCGAGGTGGAGGGCGAACTGCATCGCGCGGCCGAGATCGGCGAAGGCGACGACCGCTACTCCGGCGCGCCCTACGGCCTGCTCAAGGCACACGTGGCGATGTTGCTGCGGGCCGGCGGCGCGCACGGTGAACTGCCGTTGCTCACCGACGGACTGCTCGCCGTACTCGGCGCCCCCTTGGTCATGCATCAGATGAACGTCCTGGGCTACACGCGCGAGCAAATCGGTGACAACTGGGAAGCCTTCGTGCGGCGCATCGTAGAGTAA